In Roseofilum capinflatum BLCC-M114, the sequence ATCGAGCAATACCAATGGATCGCCGCTACCACTGCCTTCGCTAACCCCATTCCCAGCCTCGATCTCTTGACAACGGGCGCAATTACCGGTCAACTGATTTTAGACTTAGCCAAAATCTATCAACCCAACCAATCCTTCACCCTCCAACAAGGTCAAAAAGTCGCCGGAACCCTAGGTGAACTAATCGTCAAACTCGGCTTAGTCGAACTCTCCACCCAAACCATTACTCATGTTCTTAAAACCAACGCCATCACCTATACTGCGGGTGGACTGGTACAAGGCATCAGCGCTGCCTATTTAACGCGCATTGCCGGATTAAGTTTAGTTGAATATTTCCAAACCCAAGACTTTAATCCAGAACAGGGATTAAACCTAGATAAATTGACCTCCATTATCAAACAAGTCTTTCAACAGAACCAGCGCACCGCATTTGTGCAATCTTTTGTCACGTCAGCAGTGCAGAGGTTAAAAACCGTTCAAGTTTAAGACCATCTGTAGGGGCGAACGGCCGTTCGCCCCTACATACCAAATTGTAGTTCAATGAAACCCCTACAAGACAAGATAAGGGGGAGGCTTGAGACCCATTTCTCCGGTAGTAACTCGATCTAATGATGAATAAGTTCTAGACGGTCGAGGGGCCAAAAGCGAAATGCAGCCCGACCGATAATATTGTTCTGGGGTAAGAACTTCCAAATATGGGAATCATTACTATCGTTGCGGTTATCTCCCATGACAAATAATTGTCCTTGGGGGACTTGTTCGGGCCCCCAGTGGTATTCTGGCGGTTCAGCAATATAATCTTCTTGAAGGGGTTGTTGGTTCAGATAGACTTTACCCCCAGAAACTTCCACGGTTTGACCGGGTTGACCAATGACTCGTTTAATAAAGGCTTGATCTTTGCGGTATCCTTGCGCTTGCAGTTGAGGGGGAGGTTCAAAGACAACGATATCACCGGTTTCGGGGGGATGGAAATGATAGGAGACCTTTTCAATGACAAGGCGATCGCCCACTGCTAAGGTGGGAAACATGGAATCAGACGGAATAAACCGGGGTTCAGCGATCGCCGTCCGCACTACAAGAGCAATCATTACAGCGATCGCGATAATGATTACATTTTCCCGATGTTGATGCCATAGATTTCCCCAACCCGAACGTGAGGATTTTGAAGGGTCTGTCATTTCAACTCAATAGGTCACAGACTGTTCATTGTACCCAACCGTGGGTTATTCTCGCAATTGCTTCCCTGCGATCGACAGGGCAAACCCATACTCGAAATGAAAAAATCAGCGAATGCCATATTGAACCCGGAGGAACTTTCGAGCTGCTTCGGAAACTCGGATTGAAAAATAGCCACACCGAGCAACTCTAACCTTGTTAAGGAAATCACCGGTTGCACTCGCGTATAACCTTTTTATAATCCAGCAACTTGCTGTAATAAGTTCATTAATCCTAAGTGTTTTAACTGTTCCAGTTGTTGAGCATCTCGGACTAATAAGGCTCCGGCAAACCCTAGGGAATTGACGGAAATAGAGTGATAAGCGTCCTGAGCGCGGGGAATGACCATCATCCATCGGCGGGTAATGAGTAAATTATAGGCTCCGGTTTGTTGAATGCCTGGGTCTCCTTCTCCTAAGCGTCCGACGTGCCGCAGGAGCTGGTGGTAGTGGTTCAGGGTCACCTGAGCGGCGTTTTCTGGACTGTTAACTATTTCAGGGTCAAAAAAGATAATCCCATGGGGAAAGGGCAGTTGATGGCTCTGATAGGGGCTGCTCTGGGATGATTTGGGGTCGAATACCGTCTCGATCGGGATGGCTATGCCTTGGGGAATGAGGGGGAGGGGAACGAGTTGTAAGTGTTTGTGGGGTTGACTTGCACCTGCATCGATGCCACCGTTGTAGAATCCAAGACCATCAATTTCCGCAAGGGCAAACCATAAGGCTTGAAAGTCGGCGAGGGTGAGCCAGTTTTCTTGGGATTCAAAGTCACGGGTGACGATGAGGATATGGCGCTCTACGACGTTGTATTTGTTGAGCAGACAGTGGTGAGTGGGGGAGATGTCGCTGACGAAGAGGTTGCGATCGCAGGGCAGAAATGGGTTAACCGGTTTGCTAGAGTCTTTAGTGCCCTGTTGTTTGCGTTTTTGGGCTTCTTTACGGGCGAGGTTAGAGACAATTCTCACCAAAAAGGGAATTCCGCTATCTTCGATGATCTCATAGTCGGTGAGAATGGGATGGAGGGCCCCACACTTTAAGGCATACTGGGTTTGTTGGCTAATGCGTTCAATGAGTGTGCCAGGGGGGAATAAGGTCGAGTTTGCTTGCATCCGTGGTTGGGGCCCTTAGTTTCTTCCGCTATGATACGGCTTTAGGGGTCGGATTTAAACAGAAAGGGGTTCGGGTTCGCTCATGCTGAGGCGATCGCAGACTATCTCATTAACTAACTTGACGCTTTCTGGCTCATCCTCTTGATAAATTTCTAAATGGGCTGATGGAGGGGCTTCAAATAATAGATATTCTTGGGGGAATACCACCCGTTCAAAATACCAATTGGAAATATTAGAAATTCGGGCAATTTGAATCGATTCAGTGGTATTTTTATAGCTACAGACTAAACGCTGAGAATCGGTTGTAGACAAGGAATCAAGAATTTGGCTCATGTTAAGAGGAGATTAATTGAATTTTAACTAAACAGTGGGCCTCTCTGAGAACGGATTCAGAGCAAGATGGCATTAAAAGAAATGACTAACCCTATTTTATTATAGCGAGTTTTTTGCGATCGGGTTAATCATGGAAAAAATACATAATAAACATGCAATTTCAGTCTATTTATGGACTCTTGACTAGGTTTTCCCTCTTGCCTTTTGCCTTTTGCCTTTTGCCTCCCCCTCACCTATAACCTTAACTTGTGACCAATTCCCATTACCCATTACCGCGCGAAGCGCTGTATGCTAATAAGTCTAGACCGAATCTCACACACTTG encodes:
- the lepB gene encoding signal peptidase I, which translates into the protein MTDPSKSSRSGWGNLWHQHRENVIIIAIAVMIALVVRTAIAEPRFIPSDSMFPTLAVGDRLVIEKVSYHFHPPETGDIVVFEPPPQLQAQGYRKDQAFIKRVIGQPGQTVEVSGGKVYLNQQPLQEDYIAEPPEYHWGPEQVPQGQLFVMGDNRNDSNDSHIWKFLPQNNIIGRAAFRFWPLDRLELIHH
- a CDS encoding DUF1830 domain-containing protein; the protein is MSQILDSLSTTDSQRLVCSYKNTTESIQIARISNISNWYFERVVFPQEYLLFEAPPSAHLEIYQEDEPESVKLVNEIVCDRLSMSEPEPLSV
- a CDS encoding ATP adenylyltransferase family protein; the encoded protein is MQANSTLFPPGTLIERISQQTQYALKCGALHPILTDYEIIEDSGIPFLVRIVSNLARKEAQKRKQQGTKDSSKPVNPFLPCDRNLFVSDISPTHHCLLNKYNVVERHILIVTRDFESQENWLTLADFQALWFALAEIDGLGFYNGGIDAGASQPHKHLQLVPLPLIPQGIAIPIETVFDPKSSQSSPYQSHQLPFPHGIIFFDPEIVNSPENAAQVTLNHYHQLLRHVGRLGEGDPGIQQTGAYNLLITRRWMMVIPRAQDAYHSISVNSLGFAGALLVRDAQQLEQLKHLGLMNLLQQVAGL